Proteins encoded in a region of the Frondihabitans sp. 762G35 genome:
- a CDS encoding HAD-IA family hydrolase, whose product MTRALIFDCDGVLADTERDGHLPAFNETFDHFGLPVRWSEDDYAEVLRIGGGKERLASLLTPEFVERAVLPTDPAAQQHEVKRWHEEKTRRYTAKVRAGELPGRPGIARIIREAHEAGWLLAVASTSAEPSVRAVLEHAAGEEAASWFRVFAGDVVEHKKPSPDIYELAVRELGIVGSDAIVVEDSSNGLRAALACGLTTVVTVSSYTAEEDFTGAALVVDTLGDLPETRSRILANPHGVDDRGQVDLATLEQLAR is encoded by the coding sequence GTGACCCGCGCCCTGATCTTCGACTGCGACGGCGTCCTCGCCGACACCGAGCGCGACGGCCACCTCCCCGCCTTCAACGAGACCTTCGACCACTTCGGCCTGCCGGTGCGCTGGAGCGAGGACGACTACGCCGAGGTGCTCCGCATCGGCGGCGGCAAGGAGCGGCTCGCGTCGCTCCTGACGCCCGAGTTCGTCGAGCGCGCGGTCCTCCCGACCGACCCGGCGGCCCAGCAGCACGAGGTCAAGCGCTGGCACGAGGAGAAGACGCGCCGCTACACCGCCAAGGTCCGCGCCGGCGAGCTGCCGGGGCGCCCCGGGATCGCGCGCATCATCCGCGAGGCCCACGAGGCGGGTTGGCTCCTGGCCGTCGCCTCGACCTCGGCGGAGCCGTCGGTCCGCGCCGTCCTCGAGCACGCCGCAGGCGAGGAGGCGGCCTCCTGGTTCCGCGTCTTTGCCGGCGACGTCGTCGAGCACAAGAAGCCGTCGCCCGACATCTACGAGCTGGCCGTCCGTGAGCTCGGCATCGTAGGATCCGACGCGATCGTCGTCGAGGACAGCTCGAACGGTCTCCGCGCCGCTCTCGCTTGCGGGCTGACCACGGTCGTCACCGTGAGCAGCTACACCGCCGAGGAGGACTTCACGGGCGCCGCCCTCGTCGTCGACACCCTCGGCGACCTGCCCGAGACGCGCAGCAGGATCCTGGCGAACCCGCACGGGGTCGACGACCGCGGCCAGGTCGACCTGGCCACCCTCGAGCAGCTCGCCCGCTGA